From a single Nicotiana tomentosiformis chromosome 2, ASM39032v3, whole genome shotgun sequence genomic region:
- the LOC104106616 gene encoding probable metal-nicotianamine transporter YSL6, producing the protein MGTENSGTVEITEPLLEEPSKIPDSNLDDSETIPYWKDQITIRGLVVSAVLGTLFCIITHKLNLTVGIIPSLNVAAGLLGFFFVKSWTGFMSKLGFSVQPFTKQENTVIQTCVVACYGLAFSGGFGSYLLAMDEKTYKLIGPDYPGNRAEDVKNPGLLWMMGFIFVVSFLGLFSLVPLRKVMVMGYKLTYPSGTATAMLINSFHTNTGAELARNQVGRLGKYLSISFCWSCFKWFFSGIGDACGFDNFPTLGLTLFKNTFYFDFSPTYVGCGLICPHIVNCSVLFGAIISWGVLWPLISQRAGDWYPADLGSNDFKGLYGYKVFIAISLILGDGLYNLVKIVAITIREIFKSSSTQKDLPLVMEVIGGESSILELERKKRNEVFLKDRIPFWFAASGYVALAAISTAAMPMIFPPLKWYLVLCSYVIAPALAFCNSYGTGLTDWSLASTYGKIGLFMIASLVGSNGGVVAGLAACGVMMSIVSTAADLMQDFKTGYLTLSSAKSMFVSQLVGTAMGCIIAPLTFWMYWNAFDIGSPDSPYKAPYAVIYREMAILGIEGFSELPKHCLALCCGFFVAALAINLLRDVTPAKFSQFIPIPMAMAVPFYIGAYFAIDMFVGTVILFVWERINKKDAEDFAGAVASGLICGDGIWTIPSAILSIFRINPPICMYFGPSVST; encoded by the exons ATGGGGACCGAAAATTCTGGAACAGTGGAGATAACGGAGCCATTGCTAGAGGAACCCTCCAAAATCCCCGATTCCAATTTGGACGATTCGGAAACTATCCCTTATTGGAAGGATCAGATCACGAtcagaggcctagtggtgagtgcAGTGCTTGGGACTCTCTTCTGTATCATCACTCACAAGCTCAATCTCACTGTTGGTATCATTCCTTCTCTCAATGTCGCTGCTGGTTTGCTGGGTTTTTTCTTCGTCAAATCATGGACCGGTTTTATGTCCAAGCTGGGCTTTTCTGTTCAACCCTTTACTAAGCAAGAGAACACCGTTATTCAGACCTGTGTTGTTGCTTGCTATGGCCTCGCTTTTAGTG GTGGCTTTGGGTCATACTTGCTAGCAATGGATGAGAAAACATACAAGCTTATAGGTCCTGATTATCCTGGAAACCGTGCAGAGGATGTTAAGAATCCAGGGTTATTATGGATGATGGGCTTTATATTTGTTGTTAGTTTCCTTGGCCTTTTTAGTCTTGTGCCTCTCCGTAAG GTTATGGTTATGGGTTATAAGCTCACATACCCTAGTGGAACCGCCACTGCCATGCTAATAAATAGCTTCCACACAAATACTGGTGCTGAACTTGCAAG GAATCAAGTTGGCCGTCTAGGAAAATATTTGAGCATAAGTTTCTGCTGGAGCTGTTTTAAATGGTTTTTCAGTGGTATTGGCGATGCATGTGGCTTTGACAATTTTCCCACCCTTGGGCTGACCCTATTCAAGAACAC GTTCTATTTTGATTTTAGTCCAACTTATGTTGGATGTGGACTTATCTGTCCTCACATAGTCAACTGTTCAGTTCTCTTTGGAGCTATTATATCATGGGGTGTACTGTGGCCATTGATCTCCCAACGTGCTGGTGACTGGTACCCAGCAGACCTtggaagcaatgatttcaaaggTCTCTATGGATATAAG GTATTCATAGCCATCTCCCTCATACTTGGAGATGGGCTTTACAATTTAGTTAAGATAGTTGCAATCACCATAAGGGAAATTTTTAAAAGTAGCAGCACACAGAAGGATCTTCCCTTGGTCATGGAAGTCATAG GTGGTGAGAGTTCCATACTAGAATTGGAAAGGAAGAAGCGCAACGAAGTTTTTCTGAAAGATAGGATACCGTTTTGGTTTGCTGCATCTGGATACGTTGCCCTGGCGGCAATATCTACAGCCGCAATGCCAATGATATTTCCTCCTCTGAAGTGGTATTTGGTCCTTTGCTCATACGTTATTGCCCCTGCCCTTGCCTTCTGCAACTCCTACGGCACAGGACTTACAGACTGGAGCTTGGCTTCAACTTATGGTAAAATTGGTCTTTTTATGATTGCGTCACTGGTAGGAAGCAATGGTGGGGTCGTAGCAGGATTGGCAGCATGTGGAGTTATGATGTCCATAGTCTCCACAGCTGCTGACTTAATGCAAGACTTCAAGACGGGGTATCTTACACTATCATCAGCTAAATCAATGTTTGTGAGTCAGTTGGTGGGAACAGCAATGGGTTGCATTATTGCGCCCCTCACATTCTGGATGTATTGGAATGCTTTTGACATTGGGTCTCCTGATAGTCCATACAAAGCACCATATGCTGTCATTTACCGAGAGATGGCCATTCTGGGGATTGAGGGATTCTCCGAACTTCCAAAGCATTGCCTTGCATTGTGTTGTGGGTTTTTTGTGGCAGCTCTGGCCATAAACCTCTTGAGGGATGTTACGCCAGCAAAATTCTCCCAATTCATCCCTATTCCAATGGCGATGGCTGTTCCATTCTATATTGGGGCCTACTTTGCAATTGACATGTTTGTTGGCACAGTGATATTATTTGTATGGGAGAGGATAAATAAGAAGGATGCAGAAGATTTTGCTGGTGCTGTTGCCTCTGGTTTGATATGTGGCGATGGGATTTGGACCATACCATCAGCTATCCTCTCTATCTTCAGGATTAACCCACCAATCTGCATGTACTTTGGGCCTTCTGTGAGCACCTGA